A section of the Humulus lupulus chromosome 2, drHumLupu1.1, whole genome shotgun sequence genome encodes:
- the LOC133814293 gene encoding uncharacterized protein LOC133814293, with protein MKALLGAQDVCKIVEKGHKEQEDVSLSQAQQEALRDSRKLSTSSIKQWMKMHSRSRSQMQLRPKKRGRNFKLAAKEWSIVSAIVNQLRKNGDDVSEVKVIEKILRTITPAFKYIATNIEEIKDLETMTIEQLMGSLQPYEEKQNRKNKQKETVEKLLQFNLKEENFSNNREERGKGRDKGSRRGRGHGKGREGRGGFNNFNNGEKS; from the exons ATGAAGGCACTACTAGGAGCTCAAGATGTTTGCAAGATTGTTGAGAAAGGCCATAAGGAGCAAGAAGATGTTTCTCTTTCTCAAGCTCAACAGGAAGCCTTGAGGGATTCAAGAAAGCTCTCTACCTCTTCTATCAAGCAGTGGATGAAGATGCATTCGAGAAGTAGATCTCAAATGCAACTACGACCAAAGAAGCGTGGGAGAAACTTCAAACTTGCAGCAAAGGAGTGGAGCAT AGTATCGGCAATTGTCAATCAATTAAGAAAAAATGGCGACGATGTTAGTGAAGTGAAGGTCATAGAGAAAATTCTTCGCACTATAACTCCAGCGTTTAAATACATTGCTACAAACATTGAAGAAATTAAAGATTTAGAAACTATGACTATTGAGCAACTCATGGGTTCTTTACAACCCTATGAGGAGAAACAAAATAGAAAGAATAAGCAAAAGGAGACAGTGGAGAAATTACTACAATTCAACTTGAAGGAAGAAAATTTCAGCAATAATAGAGAAGAAAGAGGAAAAGGACGTGACAAAGGAAGCAGACGTGGACGTGGTCATGGAAAAGGAAGAGAAGGGAGGGGTGGCTTCAACAACTTCAATAATGGAGAAAAAAGTTGA